The window aatttgacacaatAGCATTCATTTGGAAAAATGCTGACTTGGGTATGTAAAACACAACAATCATAGTGTGCAAAACTCCCATAAcgatatttaaaaaaaatgtattttttatttattgtgactaaatatatatctgtttcattttgtttacTTTCCCCTTTAGTCATGTTTGCAATTAAGGAAGGTCTTTTAACCATGTGAGTCCTCTCTATTTTTAAGGAAATACTAAATTTCATCATATTTGTTACTTGAAAGGCACAAAAGCTGTCATCAAAGCAAGATATGTCTGGTCAAGCACTTTTGCATGCAACATCTTGGCATTAGAGCCCTCTGCCCTCATAGGCTATGGATGGCAACGGGGGGCTTGAGTGTGGTTTTCAGTTGCCTTCCTCTGTTTGTTTTACTCTTTTTAAGCCTTCTATtataaagtaaagaaaattCTCCTACTTTTCTTATGGTTTTGTTTGGTTGTTCTGTTACTACTCTTTTTTTTGCTGAaagcaaatattttttttcgatatgaaagaaaatattgaAGAATTAGTTCttagaaatttaattttatgaataatgaaattcttgattttACTTTTATGTAGACCGACTATATTTGAATaggttttttgtttaaatatttAGTCACTTTAAGtgaatatgattttgtttcttaatATTTGCCTTTGCTGTCAACTTTGCTGATGTGGTAAAGCCATGCAGATTAAGATTTTGTGGTAACTATATTAGgatttaaaaagttttaccaaataatgatttaaaaagGAGTATtagaaacaatatttttccttaatgAAGGGCCAGTGAGCAACCAATATTTACTGCCATCCTGTCCCTGCTTTTGGGAGCAGAAAACTTGCTTtgcatctttctctctctctctctctctctctcatcaCAGCTTTGTCCCAATTTTGTCACCAAAACCATAGTTATTAATGGCAGAGTTTGTTGGGTTGATTGGCTTTTGCCATCTGCATGGTAAGGCAGAACTGTTTGGGTTTGTTGGGTTTTGCCATGCATATGGCAAGGGCTACATCAACAGGGCATTCCTGTTAGGTGCCTAGCTGAACACTTCACTCCGGTTGAAGCTTTGAGCACTTAGCTGAGCCACAATTGTGGTGACTTGTGCTTAACATGCATGCAATATCGCATTGTTGTCTTTCAACAATGTACCTGTACAGGCAACTTTCAAGTAAAATGTTTTGTTTGTTATGATGTAAGTATTCAAGTAAGCCATAACATATAATATAAGGCTGCTAGGTGTCTGGAGCAAGTTACTTGCCTTTTATGTGTGAGTGAAGGTTTgtttaaacatgaaaattaaCGAGTGCCagaatttcattttttcttcttaagcATGTGGATAATGCCTTTAATAGTGTGAACTATTTTTATTGGTTAGGTAAGTAATTGAAATGTCAATTATTTCATGTAGGTTCTCTTGAGTTATGGAACATATACAAATTTGGAGCTTCTTGAATACTATGGGTTTCTTTTAGAGGATAATCCAAATGAGAAGGTTTTTATTCCATTGGAGCCTGACATACATTCCTCTAGTTCTTGGCCAAAAGATTCGCTATACATCCATCAAAATGGGAGGCCATCATTTGCTTTGATGGCTGCTTTGCGTGTGTGGGCAACTCCACCATATCAGCGGAAATCTATCAGACACCGAGCTTATTCAGGATCTCAACTGTCACAGGACAATGAAATATCTGTCATGACATGGATAGCTAAGAAATGCCATGCTACATTGAAGGCTATGCCAACATCAATTGAAGATGACAACTTGTTGCTTTCTTTCACCGACAAAATCCAGGAGTTTGATAACCTGTGGGAGTGGGGAAAGGTGATGCCTGCTTTTGGGGGTGAGTTTTGCAATCTTTTGCAAGCAACTAATCTGAAAAGAAACGATGAGTCATTTGCATCTCGGAGGGCTAAAATGTTGATAGATAGGTGGAAATTAGCAGTCCATTGGAggcttatttataaaaaagttCTTGTTGACTGCATTTCATATTGTACTGACACAATCAATTCTCTATCTAGTAAGAATGATATAATTTTGTGAGCTAAATAAGAAAGCATTTCACCTGTCACTATACACTATTTTGTTGGTTAAAATGTATTTTGGGAttaaaaagtttgataaaaaaataaaccgACAAAAGTGTAGCCATATGATTCTTCTCAAAACTCCTTTGGCTTAATCATTACGAGTGCAGCTTGCAGATTAGGTCTGAAATTTAGAGCTGAAAATTCATAGGATTTTTCATATGTCTAGCAATAAAAGATTTTGTAATATCTGATAATTTCTCGTATTTGATCGGCACGCATATTTGCTCATGCTTCTTTCTTGGCACCCAAAACTCAACCACAAAAGACTTGCAAATTTTTGTACAAATTCTTTCACCCATAAGAGCCCTCTTTAGAGCGGATTATCTACAACTCTTTCAAGCTTcatatcatttttcttctgcATTTTGCTTTGTGATCGAATTCAAGGGAAGATTGTGCATTTGGAGATAATACaagacttaattgaaatcaaatttaCCATTTACCAACCCAAATTGTCCATTTTGCACGATCGAACAAATTCCCATGTGtgacatttttgtttttgaaaatttacacTTACAATTGTTTGAAGGCCACCTCCTTTATCACTGATGATGATGCTTCCACTTGTTTTTGTCCTCAGATGCTGATAACTCCCTTTGTCTTAAAAAAAGGTATCCCGGCTAAAAATCAGTATTGAGGAAAAGACATGCATTCAAGTTATAATACAacgaaatttaaaattttttttcttgagcAGAAtcatattttggttatttagcATAAATAAAACCTAATTGAAAGATAATAATCATTATACCTGTTAACTTTACAATTGATCATTTAAAAACCCTTTGAAATGTTTAATTGAAATGGTCAAGTGTTTCCTCAAGAAGATGGTTCAAAAGCAACTCAAAACTCGGTTTTTAAGTTGTAAGTATCAATACCTTTGAATAAGGTATCGTTACTTTACGCAAATCAAGCAACAAGTATCAATACCCTTGAAAGAGTAATGATACCTTATTGgtagtaaataaaaaattcaaagtgcTGAaatgaaagtatcaatacctGCTTTGAAAAGTATCGGTACATTTCAACCTGAAAGCAAAAATTCTCAAGTAGGGTTTAAGAATCAATTCCTACCTTGataagtatcaatacatttaaaCCCCGAGAGCGAAAATTCCAAAATAGGAGAGCAAGTATAAATACCTTCAATGTGTTAGTGTAGTAAGTTCAATATAATAAAGACCAAGAGGGAGGTGAATTGGCCCCTTACAAATGCTTTTTCACGAGACCAAGCAATAAATcctcacaatagtttttattaCAATCAACCACAAAC is drawn from Theobroma cacao cultivar B97-61/B2 chromosome 4, Criollo_cocoa_genome_V2, whole genome shotgun sequence and contains these coding sequences:
- the LOC18601240 gene encoding protein SET DOMAIN GROUP 40 isoform X3 translates to MNPSGSEAKGKATNTQSQEEGEEEERGSLDSFLKWAAGLGVSDSPNPDSCSCLGHSLGVSYFPDAGGRGLGAVRDITRGELLLKVPKSALITTHSLLNDERLSTALKAYPSLSPAQISSRTLHIPWDEAGCLCPVGDLFNYAAPGEDLNGFDNVDNLQNGYALDDLDTQHSQRLTDGAFEEDAAAYCFYAKTNYKKGEQVLLSYGTYTNLELLEYYGFLLEDNPNEKVFIPLEPDIHSSSSWPKDSLYIHQNGRPSFALMAALRVWATPPYQRKSIRHRAYSGSQLSQDNEISVMTWIAKKCHATLKAMPTSIEDDNLLLSFTDKIQEFDNLWEWGKVMPAFGGEFCNLLQATNLKRNDESFASRRAKMLIDRWKLAVHWRLIYKKVLVDCISYCTDTINSLSSKNDIIL